A single region of the Eleginops maclovinus isolate JMC-PN-2008 ecotype Puerto Natales chromosome 16, JC_Emac_rtc_rv5, whole genome shotgun sequence genome encodes:
- the cacng3b gene encoding voltage-dependent calcium channel gamma-3 subunit, protein MKMLMCDRGVQMLVTTVGAFAAFSLMTIAVGTDYWLYSRGVCRTKSNNDNDTSRKNEEVMTHSGLWRTCCLEGTFRGVCKKIDHFPEDADYEADAAEYLLRAVRASSIFPIMSVGLLFLGGLCVAASEFYRSRHNVILSAGIFFVSAGLSNIIGIIVYISANSGDPGQSDSKKSYSYGWSFYFGALSFIMAEMVGVLAVHMFIEKHRKQRAKSRTELIKKSAFSRIPSYRYRFRRRSSVRSSEAPSRDTSPLGKGGYTGPGASEMPMYTLNPREAGNAGTKPGSGMGGLLNSEREFLQSSTLTKDYSKDPNRRTTPV, encoded by the exons ATGAAGATGCTGATGTGTGACCGCGGCGTCCAGATGCTCGTGACGACGGTGGGCGCGTTCGCCGCCTTCAGCCTCATGACTATCGCCGTCGGTACCGACTACTGGCTGTACTCGCGCGGGGTCTGCCGCACGAAGAGCAACAACGACAACGACACAAGCCGCAAGAACGAGGAGGTGATGACGCACTCCGGCCTCTGGCGAACCTGCTGTCTGGAAG GAACGTTCAGAGGTGTGTGTAAGAAGATTGATCACTTCCCGGAGGACGCGGACTATGAAGCAGATGCTGCTGAGTACCTCCTCC GTGCTGTGCGTGCCTCCAGTATCTTCCCCATCATGAGCGTGGGGCTGCTGTTCCTGGGGGGGCTCTGTGTGGCCGCCAGTGAGTTTTACCGGAGCCGACACAACGTCATCCTCAGCGCAGGAATATTCTTCGTCTCTGCAG GTCTCAGTAACATCATAGGAATTATTGTCTACATCTCAGCAAACTCGGGCGACCCGGGCCAAAGCGACAGCAAAAAGTCCTACTCCTACGGTTGGTCCTTCTACTTCGGCGCCCTCTCCTTCATCATGGCGGAGATGGTGGGCGTGCTCGCCGTGCACATGTTCATCGAGAAGCACCGCAAGCAGCGGGCCAAATCCCGCACCGAGCTCATCAAAAAGTCCGCCTTCAGCCGCATCCCTTCTTATCGCTACCGCTTCCGGCGTCGCTCCAGCGTTCGCTCTTCCGAAGCCCCCAGCCGCGACACCTCACCGCTGGGGAAAGGCGGCTACACTGGGCCCGGTGCCTCCGAGATGCCCATGTACACGCTGAACCCGCGCGAGGCAGGCAACGCCGGCACCAAACCGGGCAGCGGGATGGGCGGGCTGCTCAACTCAGAGCGGGAGTTCCTCCAGAGCAGCACGCTCACTAAAGACTACAGCAAGGACCCCAACCGCAGGACCACGCCGGTGTGA